A genomic region of Leptospira mtsangambouensis contains the following coding sequences:
- a CDS encoding PdxA family dehydrogenase: MKTILISEGDPTSINYELLVSAFPLLQSLGKHHRIYLVRGPHNIHVPSLPNLSKPSAEPGFYSLSWLGSQKSRSFVLGKPSKTSGQMAYDSLLAAMDLQKELGADLITLPLSKEWVQKAGVKGFRGHTETLAEYYKRPTFMMMSGEKLNVIPLTTHVPLKDVVKELKKFSWKELAKALIRSQFLKNPKIAYLGLNPHAGEGGKIGDEESTLLGVGAKVLRKAKFAVEGPLSADSAFLPGAKPYDLYLASYHDQGLIPFKLLEGKKGVNITLGLDFTRVSPDHGTAFDIAGKGLSDPTGLISCLERLTENTKTKP, translated from the coding sequence TTGAAAACCATTCTGATTTCGGAAGGTGATCCAACAAGTATCAACTATGAACTTTTGGTTTCCGCCTTCCCTCTGTTGCAATCCTTAGGGAAACACCACCGCATCTATCTGGTGCGTGGGCCTCACAACATCCATGTTCCCTCTCTCCCCAACCTCTCCAAACCCAGTGCGGAACCAGGGTTTTATTCCCTTTCTTGGCTTGGTTCTCAAAAATCTCGTTCTTTTGTTCTCGGAAAACCTTCTAAAACATCTGGTCAGATGGCCTATGATTCGTTGCTAGCCGCTATGGATTTACAAAAGGAACTCGGAGCTGACCTCATCACTTTGCCTCTCTCCAAAGAGTGGGTACAAAAGGCTGGGGTGAAAGGATTTCGGGGCCATACAGAAACTCTAGCCGAGTATTATAAACGACCTACCTTTATGATGATGAGTGGGGAAAAATTAAACGTCATCCCCTTAACCACCCATGTCCCTTTGAAAGATGTGGTAAAAGAATTAAAAAAGTTTTCTTGGAAGGAATTGGCAAAGGCTCTCATCCGTTCACAGTTTTTAAAAAATCCGAAGATTGCCTATTTGGGCCTTAACCCCCATGCCGGTGAAGGTGGAAAGATCGGGGACGAGGAATCGACCCTACTTGGTGTCGGTGCCAAAGTACTCCGAAAAGCAAAGTTCGCCGTAGAGGGACCACTTTCCGCCGATTCCGCCTTTTTACCAGGTGCTAAGCCGTACGATTTGTATTTGGCTTCCTACCACGACCAAGGACTCATTCCATTTAAATTGCTTGAAGGGAAAAAGGGAGTCAACATAACCTTAGGACTGGATTTTACCCGTGTGTCCCCCGACCACGGA